In the genome of Thermodesulfobacteriota bacterium, the window CTCTATCTGTATTTCCCAGCCAACTCCTCGATCAAATCAATGCGTCTCTTATGCCGGCCACCCTCAAACTCCGTTTCAAACCACGTCTTAATGATCTCCATGGCCAGCCCCGGTCCAATAATCCTGGCCCCCAGGACCAATACATTGGCATCGTTATGCTGGCGGCTCAAGCGTGCCGTGTAAATGTCATGGCACAGGGCGGCCCGAACCCCGGGCAGGCGATTGGCCACAATAGACATGCCTATTCCACTGCCGCAGAGCAAAAT includes:
- the rpiB gene encoding ribose 5-phosphate isomerase B, producing MEVALGCDHGGYALKGPIRQYLASNGISCCDVGADSEDSVDYPVYGMKVAKLVSSGECQRGILLCGSGIGMSIVANRLPGVRAALCHDIYTARLSRQHNDANVLVLGARIIGPGLAMEIIKTWFETEFEGGRHKRRIDLIEELAGKYR